Proteins encoded within one genomic window of Cytophagales bacterium:
- a CDS encoding polysaccharide biosynthesis C-terminal domain-containing protein: MMSKQKIIQALSGNVIEVALGFITIMFITRNYTQEQAGIYFLIMAIVAVLNNLKEGFLQNGFVKYYVESQGDRTILQSGLLITWAWDVLNVVVFGCITFFNESLAPFLPFYLIQVVGYSHYRWTLFIHKSDLNLATIFRVNILVLVGVCSGLLMVYLWQLPIHYCLMAAGIAYGLGTFSFPENRNLLFKALWGRPSKQRLYQLCNFGKYGFLKELSGSISHQSGVFLAAYFLTMGDTALLGLANRYAVLIAIPGSSLSGLIYPILLKVGIDSGKLRAAASEGIGKMYALLIPLALMICLASPLLIIGLHGSTYAFAAIILIIRVLLTTFLLPLGTGFSSIMNVMNHPERITKLVLITSLVNLTAMIISMPYLGIWGAMLCPVLTEIVGFVIMKKGLRVIQLHMSDIAIQVMQFWRYWFRAWVPGLWMKRRIGAQASQSEAF, translated from the coding sequence ATGATGAGTAAGCAAAAAATCATCCAGGCCCTGAGCGGAAATGTGATCGAAGTAGCCCTGGGTTTTATCACGATTATGTTCATCACGCGGAACTACACACAGGAACAGGCAGGTATCTATTTTCTGATCATGGCAATTGTGGCCGTGCTCAATAACCTCAAGGAAGGCTTCTTGCAAAATGGATTCGTCAAGTATTACGTTGAAAGTCAGGGAGATCGTACGATTTTGCAATCCGGGTTGTTGATCACCTGGGCCTGGGATGTACTGAATGTGGTGGTTTTTGGATGCATCACTTTTTTCAACGAATCATTAGCTCCTTTCCTGCCATTCTATTTGATTCAGGTTGTAGGTTATTCTCATTATCGTTGGACCCTGTTCATTCATAAAAGTGACCTGAATTTAGCTACCATTTTTCGTGTCAATATTCTTGTGTTGGTGGGAGTATGCTCAGGGTTGTTAATGGTTTATCTCTGGCAATTGCCGATTCATTATTGCTTAATGGCGGCCGGAATTGCTTATGGATTGGGGACATTTTCTTTTCCTGAAAATCGAAATTTGCTTTTCAAAGCGCTGTGGGGGAGGCCAAGCAAACAGAGGCTGTATCAGCTGTGTAATTTTGGGAAGTACGGATTTTTGAAAGAGTTGTCAGGTTCTATTTCTCATCAGTCCGGAGTGTTTCTTGCGGCCTATTTTTTAACCATGGGTGATACAGCTCTGTTAGGGCTTGCCAATCGATATGCAGTTTTGATCGCTATTCCTGGAAGTAGTTTGAGCGGTCTTATTTATCCGATATTACTTAAAGTGGGTATTGATTCAGGAAAGCTACGAGCCGCAGCCAGCGAGGGCATTGGAAAAATGTATGCATTATTAATTCCTTTGGCCTTGATGATTTGCCTGGCATCACCTTTACTCATCATCGGTTTGCACGGATCGACTTATGCATTCGCAGCAATTATTCTGATCATCCGTGTATTACTGACTACTTTCTTGTTGCCTTTGGGTACTGGATTTAGCTCCATTATGAATGTTATGAATCATCCCGAACGCATTACGAAACTGGTCTTGATCACTAGTTTGGTCAACTTGACTGCCATGATCATTTCAATGCCCTATTTGGGGATCTGGGGGGCTATGTTATGTCCTGTATTGACAGAAATTGTCGGATTCGTGATCATGAAAAAAGGTCTGCGAGTCATTCAACTCCATATGTCAGATATCGCGATTCAGGTCATGCAGTTCTGGAGGTATTGGTTTAGAGCATGGGTGCCAGGGTTGTGGATGAAACGTCGAATTGGCGCTCAGGCTTCTCAATCTGAGGCATTCTAA
- a CDS encoding glycosyltransferase family 1 protein: MKVNIVSTFTRNCGIGQYTEHLGKQLSKQELDVQVYRKDGPDDDVFNSYPYRSFRSWQHRVAPFFLRQAIRKQEADLWHADYVSSFDALACARVGKQSIVTVHDAIPFHYPGNAIDFRFYKNQLKKAIKQAKFLVTVSETARLDLIKQAGVDPSKVVSIPNGINVSAFQPKTKPEEYKVFTIRYLGGLGAPHKNVAMLLYMAQMLEQDGIDFKLELGGYLPERHALRDLVAELELKNVAFPGFIPDEEKANFLAGADLFVFPSLMEGFGFPPMEAMAAGTAVLASNIPVFEELIGDAALLVDPKAEWFARGVKDIMKSKTLAEDLSMMGQEHVRQYTWDRVAQQTLALYQRALN; encoded by the coding sequence ATGAAAGTGAATATTGTATCGACATTTACGAGAAATTGTGGGATCGGACAGTATACCGAACACCTCGGAAAGCAACTGAGTAAACAAGAACTGGACGTGCAAGTTTATCGGAAAGATGGTCCCGATGACGATGTTTTCAATTCCTATCCTTATCGTTCATTTCGTTCATGGCAGCATCGGGTGGCTCCCTTTTTTCTAAGACAGGCCATCCGAAAGCAAGAGGCAGACCTCTGGCATGCGGATTATGTAAGCTCCTTTGATGCATTGGCGTGCGCTCGTGTAGGAAAGCAATCCATCGTTACGGTGCATGATGCCATTCCATTTCACTATCCGGGAAATGCCATTGATTTTCGGTTTTATAAGAACCAGCTGAAAAAAGCGATCAAGCAAGCGAAATTTCTGGTGACCGTTTCGGAAACAGCACGTCTAGATCTCATCAAGCAAGCGGGTGTAGATCCGTCGAAAGTAGTCAGCATACCCAATGGGATCAACGTCTCAGCATTTCAACCGAAGACAAAACCGGAAGAATATAAAGTATTTACCATACGATACCTGGGAGGTTTAGGAGCACCGCATAAAAATGTTGCGATGTTGCTTTACATGGCCCAAATGCTGGAACAAGATGGAATTGACTTCAAACTGGAGTTGGGAGGGTATCTTCCGGAACGGCATGCCTTGAGGGATCTTGTTGCGGAACTGGAACTTAAAAATGTAGCTTTTCCAGGCTTCATTCCAGATGAAGAAAAAGCCAACTTTTTAGCCGGGGCTGATTTGTTTGTATTCCCAAGTTTGATGGAGGGGTTCGGTTTTCCACCTATGGAAGCCATGGCTGCCGGAACAGCGGTATTAGCTTCCAATATTCCCGTTTTTGAAGAATTGATTGGTGATGCGGCCTTATTGGTTGACCCCAAAGCGGAGTGGTTTGCAAGAGGCGTCAAAGACATCATGAAATCAAAAACACTAGCGGAAGACCTGTCGATGATGGGGCAGGAACATGTTCGCCAATACACCTGGGATCGAGTGGCTCAACAAACCCTGGCGTTGTATCAACGCGCATTGAACTAG